From Halorussus lipolyticus:
GTGCGTATCTGTTCGTCGGGGGAAGTATCGGCCCGCGGAATTTTACCGCCAGCGTGACAACAGACGAGCATGGTCGGACTCCCCGAGGACCGCGAGCGGTTCGCGTGGTGGGCGTTTACCCTCGCAGTCGTCGGTGCCTTCGCGTTCGTCCTCTGGGCGTTCGTCGGCACCGTCGTCCTCGGGGTGTTCATCTACTACGGGACCCGCCCGCTCTACCGGCGACTCCGGACCGAGTTCTCGTCGGGCCACGCCGCCGATTTGACCCTCGTCATCGTCCTCGTTCCGGTGTTCGCGCTGGTGGGCTACACCGTCTTCGTCGGGTTGGACCAGTTGAGCCAACTGACCGGGACCGACCTCGAATCCTACGCTCGGTTCGTACCGGGGTCGCCCGAACAGGCGTCCGCGCTGGTCGAGAACCTGCGAGGCCTCGTCGGGTCCGGGCCGATTCAGGGCCAGATGCAGGAGATACTCGGGGTTGCGGTGTCGGCGTTCACGACCCTGACCGCCGGACTGGCCCACCTCGTCCTCGCCTTCCTGCTTGCGTTCACCCTCCTGCGCGAGGACGACCGCATCGCGGGATGGTTCCGCGACCAGTTCGGTCCCGAGGGGTCGGCCGCCAACGCCTACTTCGAGGCCGTGGACGCGGACCTCCACACCGTCTTCGTCGGCAACGTCCTGACCGTCTTCGCGGTCATCGTCCTCGGCGTCGCAGTCTACAACGGTCTCGATATGCTCTCGCCGGAGGCTATCGCCGTCCCGGTGCCGACCCTCCTCGCGCTGTTGACCGGTCTCGCCACCCTCGTCCCCCTCGTTGTCGGGAAAATCGTCTACGTCCCGGTCGGTCTCTACCTGACCTACCTGTCCGTGACAGCGCCCGGCCCCGGTCCCGGCCCGATTTGGTTCCCGGCGGTGTTCTTCGCGGTCTGTTTCGTCCTGCTGGACCTCCTGCCGGTGGCGGTCCTCCGCCCCTACATCGCCGGGCGGAGCGTCCACGGCGGCCTGATGGTGTTCGCCTACATCGGCGGCACGATGCTGTTCGGGTGGTACGGTCTCTTTCTCGGCCCCCTGCTGGTCGTCGTGGCGGTCCAACTCGCCCGCATCGTCCTCCCGCCGCTGGTCCACGGCGAACCCGTCACCGGGCGGGTCGTGGCCGCCGAGTCGCTCGGGTCCGACCCCTCCTCGATAGTTGAGAGTCCGGCGACCGACGGTACCCCGGTCGAGAACCCCGACGCGGACGACCCGGCCAACGACCCCACCGCCGACGACTCCGCGGGGAGCGGGTGAACAGCGCGACAACCGACGGAGGAAAGACCGAGGAGGTCGAACGACTCGGAAACGAATGGCTGACGAGACTTACCGGACGGTCGCGGGTCGGGGGCGAGCAACCTTCGAGGTCCAAGGGTCGGAGTTCATCGGGCACGCCGCGCCCGCCGCCGACCGAGACGAGGCCGAGGCTTTCGTCGCCGACATCCGGGCGGAGTACGACGACGCGACCCACAACGTGCCCGCCTACCGGGTCCGGACCGGCGGTGACATTTTGCGCGAGTACGGCGACGACGACGGCGAACCCTCCGGGTCGGCGGGCAAACCCGCGCTCAACGTCCTCCAGCAGGAGGCGGTCGAGAACGTCGTCGCGGTCGTGACCCGGTACTACGGCGGGACCAACCTCGGGGTCGGCGGCCTCGCCCGGTCGTACTCCAGCGCCGTCAAGGACGCCATCGAGGACGCCGGCATCACCGAGGAGCGACCCCACGAGCGATTCGCCATCACCGTGGAGTACGACGACTCGGGGACAGTCCGCGGCATTTTGGAGAGCGAGGACGCCGACTTCGAGGCCGACTACGGCGAGCGCGCTGACTTCGAGGTCCGGGTCCCGAAAGCCGAGGGCGAGGGTCTCCGAGACCGCATCCGGAGCGCGACCAGCGGTCGGGCCGACATCGACGACGACCCCGGCGAGTGAGCATCCCCGGCCCCGACCTCAGTCCCGAGCGCAGGTTTATCACCGAGGAGGCGGCCAACCGTGGCCATGCTCGAACTCGACTCGCGGGCCGAAATCCGCGCCGGAGTCGCCCTCGTGGAACTCGTCGTCCGGAACCCGACAGC
This genomic window contains:
- a CDS encoding IMPACT family protein — encoded protein: MADETYRTVAGRGRATFEVQGSEFIGHAAPAADRDEAEAFVADIRAEYDDATHNVPAYRVRTGGDILREYGDDDGEPSGSAGKPALNVLQQEAVENVVAVVTRYYGGTNLGVGGLARSYSSAVKDAIEDAGITEERPHERFAITVEYDDSGTVRGILESEDADFEADYGERADFEVRVPKAEGEGLRDRIRSATSGRADIDDDPGE
- a CDS encoding AI-2E family transporter — encoded protein: MVGLPEDRERFAWWAFTLAVVGAFAFVLWAFVGTVVLGVFIYYGTRPLYRRLRTEFSSGHAADLTLVIVLVPVFALVGYTVFVGLDQLSQLTGTDLESYARFVPGSPEQASALVENLRGLVGSGPIQGQMQEILGVAVSAFTTLTAGLAHLVLAFLLAFTLLREDDRIAGWFRDQFGPEGSAANAYFEAVDADLHTVFVGNVLTVFAVIVLGVAVYNGLDMLSPEAIAVPVPTLLALLTGLATLVPLVVGKIVYVPVGLYLTYLSVTAPGPGPGPIWFPAVFFAVCFVLLDLLPVAVLRPYIAGRSVHGGLMVFAYIGGTMLFGWYGLFLGPLLVVVAVQLARIVLPPLVHGEPVTGRVVAAESLGSDPSSIVESPATDGTPVENPDADDPANDPTADDSAGSG